A region of Huiozyma naganishii CBS 8797 chromosome 12, complete genome DNA encodes the following proteins:
- the SHS1 gene encoding septin SHS1 (similar to Saccharomyces cerevisiae SHS1 (YDL225W); ancestral locus Anc_2.51) produces the protein MTDSIDSPQLPAHLFRRKKEHRRGITYSIMLLGRAGTGKTTFANNLLESSIFPHQYGIDGSGTGPRLNERVTVTAPTKVVSFASNNGLPSYLSVFDAHSADGEPGVSLTSTSLEISTAEDPHERDTEDAILLNLINTHGIGENLDDAACFEEVTSYLEQQFDIVLAEETRIRRNPRFEDTRVHIALYFVEPTGHSLKELDIELMKMCSRYTNVLPIIAKADSLTKEELKQFKQNVNDDISRFNIPVYKFEVDPDDDDLEAVEENEALAALQPFAIVCSETQEDGKYVRKYPWGTLRVDDSNVSDLLVLKNVLFGSHLQEFKDTTQNLLYENYREEKLSSVTKNPPPAAHGDAVTVGDKSMRRVSEAPSLSNFVSLINTGQFKSQQHLTVGAGLPETPKQTRSYSTTDNQGESPIKQMSDEIRSENQEIIDSIKKEARSPGINERNKLRNISETVPYVLRHERIIAKQQKLEELEAQSALELQKRIQELELRAQKLKMREKLLNQGSDSRSASVSSLGSRRVQLKKEDTLTDLASIVSGKQ, from the coding sequence ATGACGGACTCAATTGACTCACCGCAGTTGCCTGCGCATCTGTTCCGCAGGAAGAAGGAACACAGGAGGGGGATCACGTACTCGATCATGTTGCTCGGTAGAGCAGGTACTGGGAAGACGACGTTTGCTAACAACTTGCTCGAGTCAAGTATCTTCCCTCACCAGTACGGTATTGATGGTAGTGGTACTGGACCGCGGCTGAACGAAAGGGTGACCGTTACAGCACCGACGAAAGTCGTGTCTTTCGCCTCGAACAACGGGCTGCCCTCGTACTTGTCCGTCTTCGACGCTCATTCTGCTGATGGGGAACCCGGCGTCTCGCTAACATCGACCTCCCTTGAGATTTCGACCGCGGAGGACCCACACGAAAGGGACACGGAGGACGCGATCCTGTTGAATTTAATCAACACTCACGGAATTGGAGAGAACTTGGACGATGCAGCATGCTTCGAAGAGGTCACCTCTTACCTTGAACAGCAATTCGATATAGTACTTGCGGAGGAGACGCGGATTAGAAGAAACCCAAGGTTCGAGGATACTCGTGTACACATCGCTCTGTACTTCGTGGAACCTACGGGGCATAGCCTTAAGGAACTCGACATTGAGCTCATGAAGATGTGCTCCCGTTACACAAACGTGCTGCCTATCATTGCTAAGGCAGACTCCCTCACCAAGGAGGAGCTGAAACAATTCAAACAGAACGTCAACGACGACATCAGCAGGTTCAACATCCCAGTGTACAAGTTTGAAGTAGACCCTGATGATGACGACTTGGAGGCCgtggaggagaacgagGCGTTAGCTGCATTGCAACCGTTTGCGATCGTTTGTTCTGAGACTCAGGAGGATGGGAAGTACGTCAGAAAGTACCCCTGGGGTACTCTCAGAGTGGACGACAGTAACGTTTCGGACCTGCTCGTCCTGAAAAACGTACTCTTTGGCTCGCATTTGCAAGAGTTCAAGGATACGACTCAGAATTTACTCTACGAAAACTACAGAGAGGAGAAGTTATCCAGTGTGACTAAGAACCCACCACCGGCCGCACACGGAGACGCGGTAACGGTAGGGGATAAGTCGATGCGAAGGGTCAGCGAGGCGCCCAGTCTGAGCAATTTTGTCTCACTTATAAACACGGGCCAGTTCAAATCGCAGCAACATCTGACTGTAGGGGCAGGCCTGCCGGAAACCCCGAAGCAGACGCGCTCGTACTCTACGACGGACAATCAGGGTGAGTCCCCGATCAAGCAAATGTCCGACGAGATCAGATCTGAGAACCAAGAGATCATTGATAGTATTAAAAAGGAGGCACGGTCCCCAGGCATCAACGAGAGGAATAAATTGAGAAACATATCGGAGACGGTCCCCTACGTCTTGAGACACGAAAGAATCATCGCgaaacaacaaaaactggaagaactgGAGGCTCAAAGTGCACTAGAGttgcaaaaaagaatacaaGAACTAGAGCTCAGAGCgcagaaattgaaaatgaGGGAAAAGTTACTCAACCAGGGGAGTGACTCTAGGAGTGCATCCGTCTCCTCACTCGGATCAAGAAGAgtccagttgaagaaggaagacACGCTGACAGATCTAGCCTCCATCGTCTCTGGTAAACAGTGA
- the HBT1 gene encoding Hbt1p (similar to Saccharomyces cerevisiae YNL195C and HBT1 (YDL223C); ancestral locus Anc_2.54) produces the protein MITGNNNKPSAKSQNQQAPHIPGCGVQDDTKPVRIQKQTPRVLPETGQNLAQLNMYARGEKYIEQGVNQVTDDPEFDPQARHYSPVPGAGVANAWDQQPKHQKTWPCPNEGNKTRSTGVTTMAAGAGAGAAIQQTPQVQGTTTLPINEHTEAGAQQQRDATAGQHRRVKTGTHDMHLKDNQTPVTNVHADAGHPAGNVYIGTYVPETAVERQRGNQPSQEKDKDSSSGPLQKIKGIFTTNTNGKPDKSKKEVNTPEKWGVEKAAGPVVSSHPQTHQTEKNIGGAEMYRKPKYGYDMVDQQISDPVMDLYENAHPLNRNTQPSTTTGAPATGVKKTAAPASKEVPPAKTSDLAMTKDKSGPEARGNVAYPSTHDPFVNVPTIEAVERSTGNVPKSRVQPNEADSNEKSDNNPTTFQKIKKVFTHNSSDEKSYSDSNQGLKSHANSGETSGPQPLHYQGLESGPQRSRTSEDQPSTHKASIAQSFKPDPMLSKKAERTVGDAEPVHDFSKKDVAREAEGPIAGNFEATRAAAAAFKRDYRAPDHNDMHKNSRPLNEKDNKDAAPVKEVVLPPPESSQPILTKQPHAKQQAVNDAKEEETENDGTSSLQKIKKIFTPGSSKKNSVDESATDTYDIPRGKYEVKPVEESINRKLETLPKPTEEGVKLGLMPQDFSLNKKGNSNVGEKDPVKHISKREVAADAHGKEFDSTAADAAALAFQRSSEDTNNNIDKSVTGMNKSRTFETSKQDEGPSNGEKHKIGFHNVTVNKLKEPNSSKKRASIPALPSDPSADISPRKIDDDYAPREGLDIGKPGASKNAAPTQPHALRNDVDALISGGSRGISEPDQSNVTRKESTRDSTNAVSHQNLQDSPLSRPMMMKTGEPAIADLEKRSGHEYEMNKPEITQPVVDVYQGAGNAVRGLDEGGDKPFSTEGTNENIQKNTNQDSTGANKEEEEPSTLQKIKNLFTGDTSEKRSDVNGAEMDNEKNSETAEDWNKELSERNYEMDGQEIDAPTVNVYHDDYSMGHEADIPGGLSNIKRNSVGSSEMASDWTNSPSGKDYTSLRAADPPRKDMSVPNTEKYDENLERNEFLDKDTTNTEKMLAYTLGIQKSDDATNPFRNTTNETTGETKEALQHKDRDNLKFPLQSKESQGENRLNEPKMGQNRDANVPVSGVGIGTDPGAVLQGKSMDITKGAERDWERDAGQQQDKMGQNRTTDVPVFESEGAAGASTVSKGRNMKDVQQGWQRDTSQQLSKDSQLTVDPLQGGYGNPMDVGSMEAPSGMLHQTYRDQKDDISKMNIDDQGILAKQQNPSVNNQRQGNTERSTEMDGNGKPEKKNVALPVMLPPHMTTQEGLHDNFMEEHTLQKEPYHRPEDHSQIREGVFAKKSTGPRKAEGLESNKSGTTADVQGQKGVYDLQSKELEDPKLDINKTGSVQAQRKKESEQGINEARKGKNVSCSNKASSSVGSEGKDDFGTLATLEALSNHPESHSQYLEDRDLYPSEANNDKQTVIVPLNAFTDGERTESSIPSPSKDGISDDGNNTADQPAKGEHVKELNETKRNPRNPGDDEMTTKAAVRGMAYNQVGDESRAPAAWTDLQHEHMMKNSVDYSPRDVAHESSQKEGQSNKKRMDDFEIKASDGTDRSQDADDGQDHGQHRGRYPSMIDPNVDTYGFPSRKSVLEEGSGQHYVATSSSHKKNSVGSSSSAGASSMGARSDASPILQRNDSKNEYEDALEGESDEDGPTILLPVTQMTPRDLRKAGIVPVKQEPEPRRSSIMGKLTEKIAHVIGPVKDEL, from the coding sequence ATGATTACAGgtaacaacaacaagccATCTGCCAAGTCGCAGAACCAACAAGCCCCTCACATCCCAGGCTGTGGCGTCCAGGATGACACCAAACCAGTGAGAATCCAGAAACAGACTCCTAGAGTCCTGCCCGAAACGGGACAGAACTTGGCCCAGTTGAACATGTACGCAAGGGGCGAAAAGTACATCGAACAAGGCGTCAACCAGGTCACCGATGACCCTGAGTTCGACCCACAGGCAAGACACTACTCCCCAGTTCCCGGCGCAGGCGTCGCGAACGCGTGGGACCAACAGCCAAAACACCAAAAGACTTGGCCTTGTCCCAACGAGGGCAACAAAACTCGCTCCACTGGTGTCACAACCATGGCCGCAGGTGCAGGCGCAGGCGCCGCCATCCAACAGACCCCTCAGGTCCAGGGAACGACAACCCTCCCAATTAATGAGCACACTGAGGCTGGTGCCCAACAGCAACGTGACGCTACTGCAGGTCAGCATCGCCGCGTTAAGACAGGTACCCACGACATGCATTTGAAAGATAATCAAACCCCAGTCACAAACGTTCACGCCGATGCTGGTCATCCCGCTGGGAACGTTTACATCGGTACCTATGTTCCAGAGACCGCTGTCGAAAGACAACGTGGGAACCAACCTTCACAGGAGAAGGATAAGGACTCCTCAAGTGGCCCCTTGCAGAAAATCAAGGGGATTTTCACCACAAACACTAATGGAAAACCGGACAAGTCGAAGAAGGAGGTTAACACCCCAGAGAAGTGGGGAGTAGAGAAGGCAGCTGGTCCTGTCGTCTCCTCTCACCCTCAAACACAccaaactgaaaaaaatatcgGGGGAGCTGAGATGTACAGGAAACCAAAATACGGGTACGATATGGTTGACCAGCAAATCTCAGACCCTGTCATGGACTTATACGAAAATGCCCATCcattgaacagaaacacCCAACCAAGCACTACCACAGGAGCTCCAGCCACAGGGGTCAAGAAAACCGCAGCACCTGCATCCAAGGAAGTACCTCCAGCCAAGACAAGTGATCTCGCAATGACGAAGGACAAATCGGGCCCAGAAGCTAGAGGTAACGTTGCTTATCCAAGTACACACGATCCATTTGTAAACGTCCCCACCATTGAAGCTGTGGAAAGATCTACCGGAAACGTACCCAAGTCGCGTGTGCAACCCAACGAGGCGGACTCAAACGAAAAGTCTGACAACAATCCTACAACATTCcaaaagatcaagaaagtCTTTACACACAACAGTTCTGATGAGAAATCTTATTCTGACTCAAACCAAGGCTTGAAGTCTCATGCTAATAGCGGTGAAACCTCCGGGCCTCAGCCATTACACTATCAGGGACTAGAAAGTGGTCCTCAACGTTCCAGAACCTCTGAAGATCAACCTTCAACTCACAAAGCCAGCATTGCTCAGAGTTTCAAGCCTGACCCAATGCTTTCCAAGAAGGCAGAGCGTACAGTTGGAGACGCTGAACCAGTTCACgacttttcaaagaaggaTGTTGCCAGAGAAGCAGAAGGTCCTATTGCGGGGAACTTCGAGGCAACTCGTGCCGCAGCCGCCGCTTTTAAGAGAGACTACAGAGCACCCGACCACAATGATATGCACAAGAATTCAAGGCCTCTCAATGAAAAGGACAATAAGGACGCGGCTCCTGTAAAAGAGGTAGTGCTGCCACCTCCAGAGAGTTCACAACCTATCTTGACAAAACAACCACATGCTAAGCAGCAAGCTGTAAACGAcgcaaaagaagaagagacagaaaatgatggaaCTTCTTCACtacaaaaaatcaagaagataTTTACTCCTGGGTCatcaaagaagaactctGTGGATGAATCTGCCACGGATACATATGATATTCCTCGTGGGAAGTACGAGGTGaaaccagttgaagaaagtatCAACCGCAAACTAGAAACATTACCAAAACCTACTGAGGAGGGTGTTAAATTGGGGTTAATGCCACAAGATTTTTCCTTAAATAAGAAGGGTAATTCTAATGTTGGTGAAAAAGACCCAGTCAAGCATATCTCCAAGAGAGAAGTTGCTGCGGATGCCCACGGTAAAGAATTCGATTCAACTGCAGCAGATGCTGCTGCCTTGGCTTTCCAGAGAAGTTCTGAGGACACTAATAATAACATCGACAAGAGTGTCACAGGGATGAACAAATCCAGGACCTTCGAAACTTCAAAGCAAGATGAGGGACCTTCAAATGGAGAAAAGCATAAAATTGGTTTCCATAATGTTACTGTGAACAAGCTCAAGGAACCAAATTCTTCTAAGAAGCGGGCATCGATTCCTGCACTACCTTCGGACCCTTCAGCTGACATTTCCCCAAGGAAGATTGATGATGATTACGCTCCTAGAGAAGGATTAGATATTGGGAAACCAGGCGCTTCAAAAAATGCAGCCCCAACACAGCCACATGCGCTGAGGAATGATGTAGATGCCCTTATATCTGGGGGTTCCAGAGGCATCAGTGAGCCAGACCAATCAAATGTGACAAGGAAAGAAAGTACTAGAGACTCTACCAATGCCGTATCACATCAAAATTTACAAGACTCGCCATTATCGAGaccgatgatgatgaaaacAGGTGAGCCCGCAATTGCTGACTTAGAAAAGAGATCTGGGCACGAATACGAAATGAATAAACCGGAAATAACTCAACCTGTGGTCGATGTTTATCAAGGAGCTGGCAATGCAGTTAGAGGTTTAGACGAAGGAGGTGACAAACCTTTCTCGACTGAGGGTACCAATGaaaacattcaaaaaaatacgaaCCAGGATTCTACCGGTGCAAAcaaggaagaggaggaacctTCAACGCTACAAAAGATTAAGAATCTATTTACTGGTGACACTTCAGAGAAACGTTCTGATGTAAACGGTGCCGAAATGGACAATGAGAAAAACTCTGAAACCGCTGAAGATTGGAATAAAGAATTGTCTGAACGCAATTACGAAATGGACGGACAAGAAATTGATGCTCCAACAGTGAATGTATACCACGATGACTATTCAATGGGTCATGAGGCTGATATCCCGGGGGGATTGTCAAACATTAAGAGGAATTCTGTGGGAAGCTCTGAAATGGCAAGCGATTGGACAAATTCACCTAGTGGAAAGGATTATACATCTTTGAGGGCCGCTGATCCACCAAGGAAAGACATGTCGGTGCCAAATACAGAAAAGTACGAtgaaaatttggaaagaaACGAATTTTTAGATAAAGACACAACAAACACAGAAAAGATGCTTGCTTATACTCTCGGTATTCAAAAGTCTGATGATGCTACCAATCCTTTTAGAAACACCACGAATGAAACTACCGGGGAAACTAAAGAAGCATTGCAACACAAGGATCGTGACAATTTGAAGTTCCCATTACAATCAAAAGAGAGTCAAGGCGAAAATCGTTTGAATGAGCCCAAGATGGGTCAGAACAGAGATGCGAACGTGCCTGTGTCAGGTGTTGGCATTGGAACTGATCCTGGTGCTGTTTTGCAGGGCAAATCCATGGACATCACAAAGGGTGCCGAACGCGACTGGGAAAGAGATGCTGGCCAACAGCAGGACAAGATGGGCCAGAACAGAACCACAGACGTCCCAGTTTTCGAGTCTGAGGGTGCGGCTGGTGCAAGCACCGTGTCTAAAGGAAGAAACATGAAGGACGTTCAACAAGGCTGGCAAAGAGACACATCTCAACAGTTGAGCAAGGATAGCCAATTAACCGTTGATCCACTACAAGGCGGTTATGGAAATCCAATGGACGTTGGTAGTATGGAGGCACCTTCAGGAATGCTACACCAAACATATCGTGACCAAAAGGACGATATTTCTAAGATGAATATTGACGATCAAGGTATTTTGGCCAAGCAGCAAAACCCAAGCGTCAATAATCAGAGACAAGGGAACACCGAACGTTCAACTGAAATGGATGGAAATGGAAAGccagagaaaaaaaacgttGCACTACCTGTGATGCTACCTCCTCATATGACAACCCAAGAGGGTCTTCATGATAATTTTATGGAAGAACATACTTTACAGAAGGAGCCTTACCATAGACCAGAAGATCATAGCCAAATCAGAGAGGGTGTATTTGCCAAGAAAAGTACTGGACCTCGTAAAGCTGAGGGATTAGAATCCAATAAATCTGGGACCACTGCTGATGTGCAAGGTCAGAAAGGTGTTTACGATTTACAGTCTAAAGAGTTAGAAGATCCAAAACTTGACATCAATAAGACAGGTTCTGTCCAAGCacaaagaaagaaagagtCTGAACAAGGAATAAATGAAGCTAGAAAGGGAAAGAATGTATCATGTTCCAATAAGGCTTCTTCGAGTGTAGGCTCTGAGGGTAAAGACGATTTTGGGACGCTGGCAACTTTAGAAGCGCTATCTAACCATCCTGAGTCTCATAGTCAATATTTGGAAGATAGGGATCTATATCCATCGGAAGCAAACAATGACAAACAAACAGTTATCGTTCCATTGAATGCCTTCACAGATGGAGAAAGGACTGAATCTTCCATTCCTTCGCCTTCAAAGGACGGTATCTCTGATGATGGAAATAATACAGCTGACCAACCAGCGAAAGGGGAGCATGTCAAAGAGTTAAACGAAACCAAGAGAAATCCAAGAAATCCTGGCGATGATGAGATGACGACAAAAGCAGCAGTCCGCGGGATGGCATACAATCAAGTTGGGGATGAAAGTAGGGCACCTGCTGCTTGGACAGACCTACAGCACGAACACATGATGAAGAACTCAGTCGACTATTCGCCACGCGATGTTGCTCATGAATCTTCGCAAAAGGAAGGTCAGTCTAATAAAAAACGAATGGATGATTTTGAGATCAAGGCCTCTGATGGCACAGATAGATCGCAAGATGCCGATGACGGTCAGGACCACGGTCAACACCGTGGTCGCTATCCAAGTATGATCGACCCAAACGTTGATACCTACGGTTTCCCATCCCGCAAGAGTGTCTTGGAGGAGGGTTCCGGGCAACACTATGTGGCGACTTCAAGTTCTCATAAGAAGAATTCTGTGGGCTCCAGCTCGTCTGCAGGGGCGTCATCCATGGGGGCCAGATCTGATGCTTCCCCCATTTTGCAAAGGAACGACTCCAAGAATGAATACGAAGATGCGTTGGAAGGAGAGTCAGACGAGGACGGCCCTACCATCCTTCTTCCTGTGACGCAAATGACCCCCCGGGACTTGCGGAAGGCCGGCATCGTGCCAGTAAAGCAAGAACCAGAACCAAGAAGGTCGAGTATCATGGGTAAATTGACCGAAAAAATCGCGCATGTGATTGGGCCTGTCAAGGACGAGTTGTGA
- the WHI4 gene encoding Whi4p (similar to Saccharomyces cerevisiae WHI4 (YDL224C) and WHI3 (YNL197C); ancestral locus Anc_2.52), with translation MLHLNSIPTHSQSETNISHANEPEITFSSPFHLANNVQNLSLGGPASEGTCYRNCMVPDMHPEQGNGSYSLIVRNLPADITHREAHLMFALANGVNSVELVRDEQSHRKTDAVGTSQSVIVAKFSSLHLSTVYATILNSKRDLFGTTSTLGLVAEIIDSVTKKGVPVPPMVQHSPRNYRLTGSLTNPALTGTPTQNANRSLQQRPSFLQQAKSRFSFSDPFTNDSSQQVNGSTQHSQHDANTSASRDTPTAAGKSLLLMENADSDINEDIWKSNILPSTFTDPPPAVSTPIMEWGNKQVGNGTAPNQINQMNTGNPGAFFLPNATKSTVQSNSVMPYELGGSMNRLANNGNRADHPDRINPSSSIPFSMGNLSMENVDVNGPESSKFMKYQTNGQLPTPQQNPIYANHNQLDVSRKKGTSINQSPMNSNSRNLTSSDASNSKAPAQPSVRKSSTGTPISITATDSDSAVASMSQADLSLLAKIPPPANPADQNPPCNTLYVGNLPSDATEQELRQLFGGQQGFRRLSFKNKNPTNVHGHGHSHGHGHGPMCFVEFEDISFATRALADLYGSQLPRTTVYSKGGIRLSFSKNPLGVRGPNTRKSVTSSN, from the coding sequence ATGCTGCACTTGAATTCCATCCCTACTCACAGTCAAAGTGAGACGAATATATCACATGCGAATGAACCGGAAATTACGTTTTCTTCGCCCTTCCATTTGGCCAACAACGTACAGAATTTGAGCTTGGGTGGTCCTGCTTCCGAGGGTACTTGCTACCGCAACTGCATGGTTCCAGATATGCACCCTGAACAAGGCAATGGCTCGTACTCATTGATTGTGAGAAATCTCCCCGCTGATATCACCCATAGAGAGGCACATCTGATGTTTGCCCTGGCAAATGGCGTCAACAGTGTCGAACTTGTCAGGGACGAGCAATCACACAGGAAAACCGACGCCGTTGGCACCTCTCAGTCCGTGATTGTTGCCAAATTCAGTTCACTGCACTTGTCCACTGTGTACGCCACAATTTTGAATTCTAAAAGAGACTTGTTCGGTACAACTTCCACACTCGGTCTAGTTGCCGAGATTATTGACAGCGTCACGAAGAAAGGAGTACCCGTGCCACCGATGGTCCAACACTCACCACGAAACTACCGCTTGACAGGGTCTCTAACAAATCCAGCGCTCACGGGTACCCCGACTCAAAATGCAAACAGGTCGTTGCAACAGAGACCAAGCTTTTTACAACAGGCAAAATCTAGGTTTTCGTTTAGTGATCCCTTCACAAATGACTCAAGCCAACAGGTAAACGGCTCCACACAACATAGTCAGCACGATGCAAACACATCCGCCTCTAGAGACACGCCGACAGCAGCTGGCAAATCGCTGTTGCTAATGGAAAATGCTGACAGTGACATCAATGAGGATATCTGGAAGTCGAACATCCTACCTTCCACGTTCACGGATCCTCCACCAGCCGTATCCACTCCTATCATGGAATGGGGGAACAAGCAAGTCGGCAATGGCACTGCTCCAAACCAAATCAACCAGATGAACACTGGCAATCCAGGTGCGTTTTTCCTACCCAATGCCACTAAATCTACAGTACAGTCAAATTCAGTGATGCCATACGAACTGGGCGGATCGATGAACAGACTTGCAAATAATGGCAACAGGGCAGATCATCCAGATAGGATTAATCCCAGTTCAAGTATTCCCTTTAGTATGGGCAATCTCTCGATGGAAAATGTAGATGTCAACGGACCAGAGAGCAGCAAGTTTATGAAATACCAGACGAACGGACAGTTGCCCACACCACAACAGAACCCAATTTATGCGAATCATAACCAGTTGGACGTGTCCCGGAAGAAGGGAACAAGTATAAATCAATCGCCAATGAACAGCAACTCCAGGAACTTGACTTCCTCGGACGCCAGCAATTCCAAAGCACCAGCTCAACCTAGTGTCCGCAAAAGTTCCACTGGAACTCCGATATCGATTACTGCCACAGACTCGGATAGCGCTGTGGCTTCTATGTCGCAGGCCGACCTGTCACTCCTGGCGAAGATCCCTCCTCCGGCAAACCCGGCAGATCAAAATCCACCTTGTAACACTCTGTACGTGGGGAACCTCCCCTCAGATGCCactgaacaagaacttCGACAACTGTTTGGTGGTCAACAAGGGTTTAGACGACTATCGTTTAAAAACAAGAACCCAACTAACGTTCACGGTCACGGTCATAGTCATGGTCACGGCCATGGTCCAATGTGTTTTGTTGAATTCGAAGATATCAGTTTTGCAACAAGAGCCCTCGCAGACCTGTACGGTAGTCAATTACCGCGTACCACCGTATACAGTAAAGGCGGTATACGGCTGagcttttccaaaaatcCATTAGGTGTACGTGGACCCAACACAAGAAAGAGTGTGACCTCTTCTAATTGA
- the FMP45 gene encoding Fmp45p (similar to Saccharomyces cerevisiae FMP45 (YDL222C) and YNL194C; ancestral locus Anc_2.55) → MIKTPVLKLFHFISLLFLAGALIMTFFLILSGGREGGTLKNFYWLEANTTGFNDAQANTRWFDYTFCGYTDGKLHDCAHRAPAKPFSPRDNFGRSDEMPSSFLNHRDAYYYLSRVGWAMLLIGLFFEVLTFFPAILSLFKVMAPTATFTTVMSWLALFFILLAACLYTGCYAKAKKAFHSQHRHAKMGAKNFAFLWTSVFLLMCTTAWTTVTIALHNKERKANNIHGGYAEDYAGYSTTDNTTAGDKSAPYDPESGDDQQPATSHKYFTKLRSKKHQKTTAVTPVIDETTANAAVDPHQQTATTAIQEEVV, encoded by the coding sequence ATGATTAAAACTCCAgttttgaaactgttccaTTTCATATCGCTGCTCTTTCTAGCGGGTGCGCTCATAAtgacgttcttcttgatacTGTCCGGCGGAAGAGAGGGCGGGACTCTGAAGAACTTCTACTGGCTCGAGGCGAACACCACCGGGTTCAACGACGCGCAGGCGAACACGCGGTGGTTTGACTACACCTTCTGCGGGTACACCGACGGGAAGCTGCACGACTGCGCGCACCGTGCGCCCGCGAAGCCGTTCTCCCCCAGAGACAACTTCGGCAGGTCCGACGAGATGCCCTCCTCCTTCCTGAACCACAGAGACGCGTACTACTACCTGTCCCGTGTCGGGTGGGCGATGCTGCTGATCGGCCTGTTCTTCGAGGTCCTCACTTTCTTCCCCGCAATCctctctttgttcaaagtcatGGCGCCCACGGCCACGTTCACCACGGTCATGTCCTGGCTCGcgctcttcttcatcctGCTGGCTGCGTGCTTGTACACCGGCTGCTACGCCAAGGCGAAGAAGGCGTTCCACTCGCAGCACAGGCACGCCAAGATGGGCGCGAAGAACTTCGCGTTCCTGTGGACCTCCGTGTTCTTGCTCATGTGCACCACCGCATGGACCACGGTTACCATCGCGCTTCACAACAAGGAGCGGAAAGCAAACAACATCCACGGCGGGTACGCCGAGGACTACGCAGGGTACTCGACCACGGACAACACCACCGCGGGGGACAAGTCGGCGCCGTACGACCCGGAAAGCGGCGACGACCAGCAACCAGCTACAAGCCACAAGTACTTCACCAAGCTAAGATCCAAGAAACACCAAAAGACAACAGCAGTGACCCCAGTCATTGACGAAACCACCGCCAACGCGGCGGTGGACCCACACCAACAaacggcaacaacagcaatcCAAGAAGAGGTCGTATAA